In a single window of the Olivibacter sp. SDN3 genome:
- a CDS encoding DUF2892 domain-containing protein yields the protein MTNVENRDYFLEDDCTPNIDFSERVISIGTGTYMIYKGVRELFKKPLLALGQVAIGSALLYRGATGTCDVKRLIVKESHHPEKAEFI from the coding sequence ATGACAAACGTTGAAAACAGAGACTACTTTTTAGAGGATGATTGTACACCAAATATTGACTTTTCTGAACGTGTAATATCAATAGGTACAGGAACATATATGATTTACAAAGGTGTGCGTGAACTTTTCAAAAAACCTTTATTGGCTTTAGGACAGGTTGCGATTGGCAGTGCGCTACTTTACAGGGGGGCAACGGGTACATGTGATGTGAAACGTTTAATTGTCAAAGAATCGCATCATCCTGAAAAGGCTGAATTTATATAA
- the nrdF gene encoding class 1b ribonucleoside-diphosphate reductase subunit beta, with protein MNQYKAVNWNTPENDYVGMFWEQNIRQFWIDTEYIPSKDIDVWKKLAPEMQETYKKALGGLTLLDTLQSHTGMPKIIDHIDGLQSKAVLSYMCMMEAIHAKSYSTIFTTVASTPEINELFEWVQENKYLQFKAATIDKYYRVLDKKKITNEELFMSLAASVLLESFLFYSGFFIPLWLAGQGQMVASADIIKKIVADESIHGVFVGMLAQDVFKKLPNKEKTKQDVLDLLTLLYENELKYTEEIYTDVGLTAEVKEYVRYNANKALMNLGFDELFEVKDVNSIVLNGLNLETTQHDFFSKKSTNYEKATQISHLHDEDFNPDLAIPV; from the coding sequence ATGAATCAATATAAAGCAGTAAATTGGAATACCCCAGAGAACGATTATGTAGGAATGTTTTGGGAACAGAATATCAGGCAGTTCTGGATAGATACAGAATATATTCCATCAAAAGATATCGATGTATGGAAAAAACTTGCTCCCGAAATGCAGGAGACTTATAAAAAGGCATTGGGTGGCTTAACGTTGTTAGATACGCTGCAAAGCCATACCGGGATGCCAAAAATTATAGACCATATTGATGGTTTACAGAGCAAAGCTGTATTGTCCTATATGTGCATGATGGAAGCGATACACGCCAAATCCTATTCCACCATCTTTACAACCGTTGCTAGTACACCTGAGATTAACGAGCTTTTTGAGTGGGTACAGGAAAATAAGTACCTACAGTTTAAGGCTGCTACGATAGACAAATATTATCGTGTATTGGATAAGAAAAAAATAACTAATGAAGAGTTGTTTATGTCTTTGGCAGCATCGGTGCTTTTAGAATCTTTTCTTTTTTATAGCGGTTTCTTTATTCCATTATGGCTAGCAGGGCAGGGGCAGATGGTTGCCAGTGCGGATATCATTAAAAAAATTGTGGCTGATGAATCTATCCATGGTGTTTTTGTAGGGATGCTGGCACAGGACGTCTTTAAGAAATTGCCGAATAAAGAAAAAACCAAACAGGATGTGTTGGATCTTTTAACGCTACTGTATGAAAATGAGTTAAAATATACAGAAGAAATTTATACCGATGTTGGCTTAACGGCGGAGGTTAAAGAATATGTGCGTTATAATGCAAATAAAGCTTTGATGAATCTGGGTTTTGACGAGCTTTTTGAAGTGAAGGATGTGAACTCAATAGTATTAAACGGGCTCAACCTAGAAACCACTCAACACGATTTCTTCTCTAAAAAGTCTACCAACTATGAAAAAGCTACGCAGATCAGCCACTTGCACGATGAAGATTTTAATCCGGATTTAGCAATACCTGTTTAG
- the nrdE gene encoding class 1b ribonucleoside-diphosphate reductase subunit alpha produces the protein MNTTSTKNPMITKKWILLNNEIMTKDEDEFRLYKDKEAVRSYFLDYVNKNTVFFYTLKEKIDYLIENKYYVNFYEHYTFEQIKEVYDFVYARKFRFPSFMSAFKFFQSYALRDDSGEKFLERYEDRVVCVALYLAGGDVPRALEYAEILINQEYQPATPTFLNAGKLRSGELVSCFLDEIGDNLSGISYAVDEAMKLSSIGGGVSFNISKVRGRGEAIKGVEGRSSGVLPVMKILEDTFSYANQLGQRPGAGAVYLNIFHTDIEEFLDCKKINVDEKLRIKSLSIGVIVPDKFMQIAAADEVCYLFYPHTVFQEYGQYLDEMDMGQMYDELISNPKVKKRKVNARHLIIKIAQTQKESGYPYLFFKDNANKGHALNGLGSVKFSNLCTEIMQLSQVSEINAYHEEDTVRYGISCNLGSLNIATTMENKRIKEVVKTAMRSLTVVSDITDIKMVPTIQKANRELHSVGLGAMNLHGFLAKNFIMYESKEALDFCNVFFMMVNFYSIESSMEIARERGVKFEGFEQSDYANGSYFGKYINQDFLPVTDRIKELFEGVAIPDRAAWESLSQQVMEHGLYHAYRMAIAPNQSTSYIMNATASVMPVVDTIEVREYGDSTTYYPMPYLNNDNYFYYKSAYDMDQKNVLRLISVIQRHVDQGISTILHTNSKDTTRDLAKYYIYAQQVGLKSLYYTRTRKASIDECISCSV, from the coding sequence ATGAATACTACGAGCACCAAGAATCCAATGATTACCAAAAAATGGATATTGCTTAATAACGAAATCATGACCAAAGACGAGGATGAGTTTCGTCTTTATAAAGATAAAGAAGCAGTAAGATCGTATTTTTTGGATTATGTTAATAAGAATACGGTATTCTTTTATACCTTGAAGGAAAAGATAGATTACTTAATCGAAAACAAGTATTACGTAAACTTCTACGAGCATTACACGTTTGAGCAAATAAAAGAAGTTTATGATTTCGTTTACGCACGCAAGTTTAGGTTTCCGTCGTTCATGAGTGCTTTCAAATTTTTTCAAAGTTATGCCTTACGCGATGATAGTGGAGAGAAGTTTTTAGAGCGTTATGAAGATCGGGTAGTATGTGTTGCCCTTTATCTCGCCGGGGGGGATGTACCGCGAGCGCTTGAATATGCAGAAATTCTGATCAATCAGGAATATCAACCCGCTACACCAACTTTTTTGAATGCGGGTAAATTGCGTTCGGGAGAATTAGTTTCATGTTTTTTAGATGAAATTGGTGATAATTTAAGTGGCATTAGCTATGCTGTCGATGAGGCAATGAAATTGTCTTCCATTGGAGGGGGAGTTTCTTTCAATATATCAAAGGTACGAGGCAGAGGAGAAGCGATAAAAGGAGTTGAAGGTAGGTCAAGTGGTGTATTACCGGTAATGAAAATATTGGAAGATACGTTTTCATACGCGAATCAGCTTGGACAAAGACCGGGAGCAGGCGCGGTGTACTTGAATATCTTTCATACGGATATCGAAGAATTTCTAGATTGTAAGAAAATTAATGTAGATGAGAAACTACGTATTAAATCACTTTCTATTGGTGTCATCGTTCCTGATAAATTCATGCAAATTGCTGCTGCCGATGAGGTTTGCTATTTGTTCTACCCACATACTGTTTTTCAGGAATATGGCCAATATTTAGATGAAATGGATATGGGGCAGATGTACGACGAGTTAATTAGTAATCCTAAAGTGAAGAAACGAAAAGTAAATGCCCGACATCTGATTATTAAAATTGCGCAAACACAGAAAGAAAGTGGTTATCCCTACCTGTTCTTCAAAGATAATGCGAATAAAGGGCATGCGTTGAATGGCCTGGGATCGGTGAAGTTTTCTAACCTATGTACCGAAATCATGCAATTGTCGCAAGTTTCAGAGATTAATGCCTACCATGAAGAAGATACCGTTCGTTACGGTATTTCCTGTAACCTTGGCTCTTTGAACATCGCTACTACGATGGAAAATAAACGGATAAAAGAAGTAGTAAAGACAGCAATGCGTTCATTGACAGTGGTGTCTGATATTACCGATATCAAAATGGTTCCGACCATCCAGAAGGCAAATAGAGAGCTGCACAGCGTAGGTTTAGGAGCAATGAATTTACATGGCTTTCTAGCTAAGAATTTTATCATGTATGAAAGTAAAGAGGCGTTAGACTTCTGTAATGTTTTCTTCATGATGGTTAATTTTTACTCTATCGAAAGCTCGATGGAAATAGCCAGGGAAAGAGGGGTAAAGTTTGAAGGTTTTGAGCAATCTGATTACGCTAATGGTAGTTACTTTGGTAAATATATCAACCAAGACTTTCTACCGGTAACCGATCGGATAAAAGAATTATTTGAGGGGGTTGCTATACCAGACCGCGCAGCTTGGGAAAGTTTAAGCCAACAGGTAATGGAACACGGTTTATATCATGCTTATCGTATGGCTATTGCGCCTAACCAGTCTACTTCCTACATTATGAACGCAACTGCATCTGTAATGCCGGTTGTAGATACTATAGAAGTGCGTGAGTATGGTGATAGTACAACTTATTATCCAATGCCCTATTTAAATAATGATAATTATTTCTATTATAAATCGGCATATGATATGGATCAGAAGAATGTCCTGCGTTTAATTTCCGTTATACAAAGACATGTGGACCAAGGTATTTCAACCATTTTACACACAAATTCGAAGGATACCACGCGTGATTTGGCTAAATATTATATTTATGCTCAACAGGTGGGGTTGAAATCGTTATACTATACGCGTACTAGAAAAGCATCAATAGATGAATGTATCTCTTGTTCGGTATAA
- the nrdI gene encoding class Ib ribonucleoside-diphosphate reductase assembly flavoprotein NrdI → MQNWIYYDSKTGNVDRFVHKLEAKTGWTIRRINEDLAISEPGHLITFTTGKGEVPIVTDRFMQQNHAFIRTVSASGNKNWGQNYGRAADRVAALYKLPLLFKFELSGSMLDVQQYIDKIIEYHEYYEHQESNDYQKMDIA, encoded by the coding sequence ATGCAAAATTGGATTTATTACGATAGCAAAACAGGTAATGTTGATCGGTTTGTACACAAACTGGAAGCAAAGACTGGGTGGACTATACGGCGTATAAATGAAGATTTGGCGATTTCCGAACCAGGGCATTTGATAACGTTTACAACAGGTAAAGGTGAAGTGCCCATCGTTACCGATAGATTTATGCAGCAAAATCACGCTTTTATAAGAACGGTTTCGGCAAGTGGAAATAAAAATTGGGGGCAGAATTACGGCCGGGCAGCGGATCGGGTGGCTGCATTATATAAACTCCCGCTATTGTTTAAGTTTGAATTATCTGGCAGTATGTTAGACGTTCAGCAGTATATTGACAAAATAATTGAGTACCATGAATACTACGAGCACCAAGAATCCAATGATTACCAAAAAATGGATATTGCTTAA
- a CDS encoding thioredoxin family protein, with amino-acid sequence MVRIIKFEKDDCAPCNMVSEFLDNKGVNYEKINPFENPELAMQYKVRSVPTVIVTHENQEVKRVIGFKPDELSAITIM; translated from the coding sequence ATGGTTAGAATTATAAAGTTTGAGAAAGATGATTGCGCACCTTGCAATATGGTGTCGGAATTTCTTGATAATAAGGGGGTTAATTACGAAAAAATAAACCCTTTTGAGAACCCTGAGTTAGCAATGCAATATAAAGTTCGGTCGGTGCCTACAGTTATTGTAACACATGAGAACCAAGAAGTGAAACGCGTTATCGGGTTTAAACCAGATGAACTTTCTGCTATAACGATTATGTAG
- a CDS encoding DeoR/GlpR family DNA-binding transcription regulator, with protein MNSVERHQFILKYLHEKGSINVLDLCKELDVSSVTIRKDLKLLEEMQMLFRTHGGATLNNPYTSDRSVVEKEKMQSEEKAMIAVTAAKLVEANDSIIIASGTTVLAMARHIHPVESLTVVTSALNVAIELNRHQHVEILQLGGMIRTTSASVAGPYAERILEDFFCSKLFLGVDGIDPEFGLTTTNGQEAHLNRKMIEVSQKTIVLADSTKFGKRGFGRICGLDEIDEIITDKGIPQHMQSELESMGVKVTIV; from the coding sequence ATGAATAGCGTAGAACGGCATCAGTTTATACTTAAGTATCTTCATGAGAAAGGGTCTATTAATGTGCTGGATTTGTGTAAGGAGCTGGATGTTTCTTCGGTTACCATCAGAAAAGACCTTAAGCTCTTAGAGGAAATGCAGATGCTGTTCCGCACACATGGCGGAGCAACATTAAACAATCCCTATACCAGCGATCGTTCAGTGGTTGAGAAGGAAAAAATGCAGTCTGAAGAAAAGGCTATGATTGCCGTAACAGCTGCTAAACTGGTAGAAGCGAACGATTCAATTATTATCGCTTCGGGCACAACAGTGCTTGCCATGGCTAGGCATATTCATCCGGTAGAGAGCTTGACCGTAGTAACTTCGGCGTTGAATGTAGCGATTGAATTAAACCGACATCAGCATGTAGAAATTTTGCAGCTGGGAGGGATGATACGTACCACTTCTGCATCGGTCGCTGGTCCATATGCAGAGAGAATACTTGAAGATTTTTTCTGCAGTAAGCTTTTTCTGGGCGTTGATGGAATAGATCCCGAATTCGGGTTGACTACGACTAATGGTCAGGAAGCTCATCTTAATAGGAAAATGATTGAAGTTTCGCAAAAAACTATAGTATTGGCCGATTCGACTAAATTTGGTAAACGTGGTTTCGGAAGAATATGTGGGCTGGATGAAATTGATGAGATTATAACCGATAAGGGAATACCACAACACATGCAGTCTGAATTGGAAAGTATGGGAGTGAAAGTAACAATTGTTTAA
- a CDS encoding glycerol-3-phosphate dehydrogenase/oxidase, whose translation MNRDSSIQYVNQPQTWDIAIIGGGATGLGIAVDAASRGYKTLLVEQADFAKGTSSRSTKLVHGGVRYLAQGDIKLVYGALRERGILFRNAPHLVHAQSFIIPCYTWFAKLKFLIGLKIYDWMAGKYRIGKSSLLSKTKLATFIPTIKTKQLKGGIEYFDGQFDDARLAINLAQTANKYGATLINYAKVTELEKDNTGKITGFIFTDQETGKQYGVQSKVVINATGVFVDEILTLEQANHRPLVRPSQGVHVVVPLSFLNGKSALMIPETSDGRVLFGVPWHEHLILGTTDTPLNEHSLEPRALTEEVDFILNTAAQYLTRKPGRSDVLSVFAGLRPLAAPKDGQESTKEISRDHKLMVSTSGLVTITGGKWTTYRKMAEDTVNQCIRSGNLQPANCQTADIKIHGATNGVSSDHSLKIYGSDAAQIQSLVAETPRLSEKIHKNYHYIHAEVIWATRHEMARNVEDILARRLRVLFLDARAAIEMVPIVAALMGQELQKDETWQKQQIQDFKQLAQGYLLENKNNTPYQKHTITK comes from the coding sequence ATGAATCGCGACTCGAGCATTCAATATGTAAACCAGCCTCAAACATGGGACATCGCCATTATTGGGGGTGGTGCAACAGGCTTGGGGATTGCTGTAGACGCTGCTTCAAGAGGATATAAAACCCTTTTAGTCGAACAGGCAGACTTTGCGAAGGGAACCTCCAGTAGAAGCACTAAACTTGTTCATGGTGGTGTTCGTTATTTGGCTCAAGGAGACATAAAGCTGGTTTATGGTGCACTTCGTGAGCGTGGAATTTTATTTAGAAACGCGCCGCATCTTGTGCACGCTCAAAGCTTCATTATTCCCTGTTATACGTGGTTTGCTAAACTAAAGTTTTTAATCGGATTGAAGATTTATGATTGGATGGCCGGCAAATACCGCATCGGCAAGTCGTCTTTGTTATCTAAAACGAAACTTGCAACGTTTATCCCAACTATAAAAACGAAACAATTAAAAGGTGGTATCGAATATTTTGACGGACAATTTGATGATGCGCGACTTGCGATCAATTTAGCTCAAACAGCCAATAAATATGGTGCAACACTTATCAATTACGCCAAAGTAACAGAACTGGAAAAAGATAATACAGGAAAAATCACCGGTTTCATTTTCACAGATCAAGAGACAGGCAAACAATACGGTGTCCAATCTAAAGTTGTGATCAATGCAACAGGCGTATTTGTAGATGAAATTTTAACACTTGAACAAGCCAACCACCGCCCACTGGTACGGCCCAGTCAGGGAGTACATGTGGTTGTTCCGTTATCCTTTTTAAATGGCAAAAGCGCACTTATGATTCCAGAAACAAGTGACGGAAGAGTACTTTTTGGCGTTCCCTGGCACGAGCATTTGATATTGGGAACGACAGATACGCCGTTAAATGAACATAGTTTGGAGCCTCGGGCCCTAACCGAAGAAGTTGATTTTATTTTAAATACCGCTGCACAATACCTCACCAGAAAGCCCGGCCGCTCTGACGTGTTAAGCGTCTTCGCCGGCTTGAGACCTCTGGCCGCCCCAAAAGACGGACAAGAAAGTACAAAGGAGATTTCACGCGATCATAAATTAATGGTTAGCACTTCTGGTTTAGTGACCATCACCGGTGGGAAGTGGACTACCTATAGAAAAATGGCAGAAGACACCGTTAATCAATGTATAAGATCTGGCAATCTACAGCCTGCAAATTGCCAGACAGCGGATATTAAAATACATGGAGCCACAAATGGTGTCTCAAGTGATCACTCATTAAAAATATACGGATCAGACGCTGCTCAAATACAATCGCTCGTCGCTGAAACTCCCCGGTTAAGTGAAAAAATTCATAAAAACTACCATTATATCCATGCAGAGGTTATTTGGGCAACTCGACATGAAATGGCACGCAATGTGGAAGACATTTTAGCCAGGCGCTTACGCGTCCTCTTCCTCGATGCGCGGGCTGCCATAGAAATGGTTCCTATCGTGGCAGCATTAATGGGCCAGGAACTACAGAAAGATGAAACATGGCAGAAACAGCAAATACAGGATTTCAAACAGCTTGCACAGGGGTACTTATTAGAAAACAAAAATAACACACCCTATCAAAAACATACCATTACTAAATAA
- the glpK gene encoding glycerol kinase GlpK translates to MTKAKYILSLDQGTTSSRAIVFDHSGEIISIAQKEFTQLYPKSGWVEHDPREIWSSQIAVATEALVRADIKSAEIAAIGITNQRETTIVWDKETGKPIYNAIVWQDRRTAPYCDDLKSQGYEENIRKKTGLLIDSYFSATKIRWILEHVEGAKEKAAAGKLLFGTIDTWLIYNLTNGENHVTDVTNASRTMLYNIVDMKWDQELLELFEIPKSMLPEVKSSSEVYGKTAGKILTERIPIAGIAGDQQAALFGQLCTKPGMVKNTYGTGCFMLMNIGHKPIVSKNNLVTTVAWQIGDQVTYALEGSIFIAGAIVQWLRDGLGIIKSSEEIESLAAQVQDTDGVYLVPAFAGLGAPHWDSYARGTIVGLTRGSKASHIARAALEGIAFQTVDILKAMEADAEKDIHELRVDGGATNNNLLMQFQADILQAEVVRPNITEITAIGAAYLAGLAVGFWENIDDLKDQWQVNKIFKPDAATPVEEQLGNWHRAVEAAKAWAKLTASFQQKQEQLTSEN, encoded by the coding sequence ATGACAAAAGCAAAATACATATTATCACTTGATCAAGGTACCACCAGCTCAAGAGCTATTGTTTTCGATCATTCGGGAGAAATCATTTCCATAGCCCAAAAGGAATTCACACAACTTTATCCTAAATCGGGTTGGGTGGAGCATGACCCACGTGAGATATGGTCTTCCCAGATAGCCGTAGCAACCGAGGCATTGGTGAGAGCAGATATAAAATCAGCAGAAATCGCCGCCATAGGCATTACAAATCAACGTGAAACAACCATCGTTTGGGATAAGGAAACAGGTAAACCCATATATAACGCCATTGTATGGCAAGATCGTAGGACCGCCCCCTACTGTGACGACTTAAAAAGTCAGGGATACGAAGAAAACATCAGAAAAAAAACAGGACTGCTTATAGATTCTTATTTTTCCGCTACAAAAATCCGGTGGATTTTGGAGCACGTGGAAGGAGCTAAAGAAAAAGCTGCCGCAGGGAAATTGTTATTTGGCACCATTGATACTTGGTTAATTTATAACCTTACCAATGGAGAAAACCACGTAACAGATGTCACCAACGCCTCAAGAACCATGCTTTATAACATTGTTGACATGAAGTGGGACCAAGAGCTTCTAGAACTCTTCGAAATTCCAAAAAGCATGCTACCGGAAGTTAAAAGCTCAAGCGAAGTTTACGGGAAAACTGCTGGAAAAATCTTAACTGAACGGATCCCGATCGCCGGTATTGCAGGAGATCAACAGGCAGCGCTGTTCGGACAGCTATGTACAAAGCCGGGCATGGTTAAAAACACCTATGGCACTGGTTGCTTTATGCTCATGAATATCGGGCACAAACCAATCGTTTCAAAAAATAATCTTGTTACTACCGTTGCTTGGCAAATTGGCGATCAGGTAACTTATGCTTTAGAAGGAAGTATATTTATTGCAGGAGCTATTGTACAATGGCTACGCGATGGCTTGGGTATTATCAAGTCTTCTGAAGAAATAGAGTCGTTAGCGGCGCAAGTGCAAGATACTGACGGGGTATACCTTGTGCCTGCCTTCGCCGGACTGGGGGCACCTCATTGGGATTCCTATGCCCGCGGAACCATAGTAGGCCTGACACGTGGAAGCAAAGCTTCGCACATAGCACGTGCGGCACTGGAAGGTATCGCTTTTCAAACAGTGGATATATTGAAAGCTATGGAAGCTGATGCAGAAAAAGACATACATGAACTTCGCGTAGATGGAGGTGCCACCAACAATAATCTGCTCATGCAATTTCAGGCAGACATCCTGCAAGCAGAGGTTGTTCGGCCGAACATAACAGAAATCACTGCTATAGGTGCCGCCTATTTAGCTGGATTAGCTGTAGGCTTCTGGGAAAATATAGACGATCTGAAAGATCAATGGCAAGTTAATAAAATCTTTAAACCAGATGCAGCTACTCCTGTAGAAGAACAGCTCGGCAACTGGCATAGAGCTGTCGAGGCCGCAAAAGCATGGGCCAAACTAACAGCATCTTTTCAACAGAAACAAGAACAGCTAACATCCGAAAATTAA